One window from the genome of Oryza glaberrima chromosome 3, OglaRS2, whole genome shotgun sequence encodes:
- the LOC127765684 gene encoding NAC domain-containing protein 79-like, whose protein sequence is MEEGLPPGFRFHPTDEELVTYYLARKVSDFGFATRAIADVDLNKCEPWDLPSKASMGEKEWYFFSMRDRKYPTGIRTNRATDSGYWKTTGKDKEIFHGGALAGMKKTLVFYRGRAPKGAKTSWVMHEYRLQSKFPYKPAKDEWVVCRVFKKLQCHLAKPRPPHDDVDGDGASPPEMVDASSLGELGELDVSSILLGGFAPPSGELCHGGGGGDGFGAHRLDVGAYMSWLQAAAAANQGMFQWPAATQAGLVGGTVFAAAHKATGTMPFGGGCSQQQARDVGVSLANVGGGDALFGGAPLAKVDMECGEQAPQLDMDDSTWRAF, encoded by the exons ATGGAGGAGGGGTTGCCGCCGGGGTTCCGGTTCCACCCGACGGACGAGGAGCTGGTGACGTACTACCTCGCCCGCAAGGTCTCCGACTTCGGCTTCGCCACCCGCGCCATCGCCGACGTCGACCTCAACAAGTGCGAGCCATGGGACCTCCCCA GCAAGGCAAGCATGGGGGAGAAGGAGTGGTACTTCTTCAGCATGCGCGACCGCAAGTACCCGACGGGGATCCGCACCAACCGCGCCACGGACTCCGGCTACTGGAAGACCACCGGCAAGGACAAGGAGATCTTCCacggcggcgcgctcgccggCATGAAGAAGACGCTGGTGTTCTACCGCGGGAGGGCGCCCAAGGGCGCCAAGACCAGCTGGGTGATGCACGAGTACAGGCTCCAGTCCAAGTTCCCCTACAAGCCCGCCAAGGACGAGTGGGTCGTCTGCCGCGTCTTCAAGAAGCTCCAGTGCCACCTCGCCAAGCCCCGCCCGCCgcacgacgacgtcgacggagacggcgcctcgccgccggagatggtgGACGCCTCGTCGCTCGGCGAGCTTGGCGAGCTCGACGTCTCCTCCATCCTCCTCGGCggcttcgcgccgccgtcgggcgAGCtctgccatggcggcggcggcggagacggcttcGGCGCGCACAGGCTTGATGTCGGCGCTTACATGAGCtggctgcaggcggcggcggcggccaaccaGGGCATGTTCCAGTGGCCGGCGGCCACGCAGGCGGGGCTGGTCGGAGGCACCGTGTTCGCGGCGGCGCACAAGGCGACGGGGACGATGCCGTTCGGCGGCGGGTGCAGCCAGCAGCAGGCGCGGGACGTGGGCGTTTCTCTGGCGAACGTAGGAGGAGGCGATGCGTTGTTCGGCGGGGCGCCGCTGGCGAAGGTGGACATGGAATGCGGCGAGCAGGCGCCGCAGCTGGACATGGACGACTCCACATGGAGAGCCTTCTGA